From the Lepisosteus oculatus isolate fLepOcu1 chromosome 1, fLepOcu1.hap2, whole genome shotgun sequence genome, one window contains:
- the LOC107077157 gene encoding uncharacterized protein, protein MKSAILLLYFFGAAFASPVPLEQNGEEEDGESESAEAEQTETTQKIPQYVPQVVPQVIPQYIPQVIPQYVPQVIPQYVPQVVPQYIPQVVPQYVPQVVPQVIPQYIPQVVPEPAPVPPDGGGNLPIIIFEGNGGGLPVNGFNGFSGFIGGGLPFTGFDGFSGLGGGIFPVTGFDDFNGAGLKPYSKTAPKQISFHG, encoded by the exons ATGAAATCTGCAATATTATTGCTGTATTTCTTTGGTGCGGCATTCGCAAGTCCAGTCCCA cttgagCAGAATGGAGAGGAGGAAGATGGAGAAAGTGAGAGTGCTGAGGCCGAG CAAACCGAGACAACGCAGAAAATCCCTCAGTACGTCCCTCAGGTGGTTCCTCAGGTCATTCCTCAATACATCCCCCAGGTCATTCCTCAGTATGTCCCTCAGGTCATTCCACAGTATGTCCCACAAGTCGTCCCACAGTACATCCCACAAGTTGTCCCACAGTACGTCCCACAGGTCGTCCCGCAAGTCATACCTCAATACATTCCACAGGTTGTGCCAgag cCTGCCCCGGTACCACCTGATGGAGGAGGC AATTTACCTATTATCATTTTCGAAGGAAATGGAggg GGTCTGCCAGTTAATGGATTCAATGGTTTTTCAGGATTCATAGGAGGA gGTCTTCCATTTACTGGATTTGATGGTTTTTCGGGACTTGGAGGAGGG ATCTTCCCAGTTACTGGTTTTGATGATTTTAATGGAGCG GGCCTTAAACCTTATTCGAAAACAGCACCGAAGCAA ATCTCTTTTCACGGTTAA